One window from the genome of Brachyspira hampsonii encodes:
- a CDS encoding type II restriction endonuclease yields MLSDIFIDIQKNNKEWLKSKEGNEFEDRFEASLKRYGFNRRMSSDKEIKNILSSIKNDILDKSSDKVIDNVYALEDKSMENCFICQPYGSQNFPDFLIFTVKKIIAIEIKYSSGKSSSPMWNSNLPKANAIYIFGSYGRGDVTFFIGDDVLPMNERNELIKFFEEIKKLEDNFKNKMKKESKNNLFAYKFDRGFNVYVRRAYEQNKTINENAKIDYFLHEDRIKCENNVIEFCNSL; encoded by the coding sequence ATGCTTAGTGATATTTTTATAGATATACAAAAGAATAATAAAGAATGGCTTAAGAGTAAAGAGGGCAATGAATTTGAGGACAGATTTGAAGCTTCTCTGAAACGCTATGGATTTAACAGGAGAATGTCTTCTGATAAAGAAATAAAAAATATACTTTCATCTATAAAAAATGATATTTTGGATAAAAGCTCTGATAAAGTGATTGATAATGTTTATGCTTTAGAAGATAAGAGTATGGAGAATTGCTTTATATGTCAGCCTTACGGCAGTCAGAATTTTCCAGACTTTCTAATCTTTACGGTCAAAAAAATTATAGCTATAGAAATAAAGTACAGCAGCGGTAAATCTTCTAGCCCTATGTGGAATAGTAATTTACCAAAGGCTAATGCAATTTATATATTTGGTTCTTATGGAAGGGGAGATGTTACTTTCTTTATAGGAGATGATGTTCTTCCTATGAATGAGAGAAATGAGTTAATAAAATTTTTTGAAGAGATAAAGAAACTTGAAGATAATTTTAAAAATAAGATGAAAAAAGAAAGCAAAAATAATTTGTTTGCATATAAATTTGACAGAGGTTTTAATGTGTATGTAAGACGAGCTTATGAACAGAATAAAACTATAAATGAAAATGCAAAAATAGATTATTTTCTTCATGAAGATAGAATAAAATGCGAAAATAATGTAATAGAGTTTTGTAATAGTTTATAA
- a CDS encoding HsdM family class I SAM-dependent methyltransferase, whose product MPEEYTKESFDYLKNTDIEKRKRLGQYFTPKSIRDLLLKRLISISEKKDSVKILDPACGSGEFLLSCKEYFNDVNLYGFEIDDSLVSISKKLINNADIKCIDTLKIDTEKSVKYDYVIGNPPYFEFKPDKETKKKYSDIISGRLNIFSIFIKLGLELLEDEGYLAYVVPPSMNNGAFFSKLREYIINNSSVEYLHIVEGSDNFYMANQKVMLLILKKTNSHKNKKYIFSKNGITIFTEDKAFLNKAYKDTISLKEIGYEVKTGSIAWNKYKENLTEDKNNAIPLIYSSNIVNGKIVIPNKRKLQYIRNIPKDLIIQNNVIAVNRITGSHKNINIKSAIVKEKEFVCENHVNVIYPLESYNKDYSLEYIYNALNDETNIKVLSLITGNTQVSKTELERLLPIKIIDKV is encoded by the coding sequence ATGCCGGAAGAGTATACTAAAGAAAGTTTTGATTATCTTAAAAATACTGATATAGAAAAAAGAAAAAGACTAGGGCAGTATTTTACACCTAAAAGTATAAGAGATTTGCTTTTAAAAAGATTGATATCTATTTCAGAAAAAAAAGATAGTGTAAAAATATTAGATCCTGCATGCGGAAGCGGGGAGTTTCTTTTATCATGCAAAGAATATTTTAATGATGTTAATCTTTATGGTTTTGAGATAGATGATAGTTTAGTTTCAATATCAAAAAAGTTAATAAATAATGCTGATATAAAATGCATAGATACTTTGAAAATAGATACAGAAAAATCTGTAAAATATGATTATGTTATAGGAAATCCTCCTTACTTTGAGTTTAAACCAGACAAAGAAACAAAAAAAAAATATTCTGATATAATAAGCGGAAGGCTTAATATATTTTCTATATTTATAAAATTAGGTTTGGAGCTTTTAGAAGATGAGGGATATTTAGCTTATGTGGTGCCTCCTTCTATGAATAACGGGGCTTTTTTCAGTAAATTAAGAGAATATATAATTAATAACAGTAGTGTTGAATATCTGCATATTGTAGAGGGTTCTGATAATTTTTATATGGCAAATCAAAAGGTTATGCTTTTAATACTTAAAAAAACTAATAGTCATAAAAATAAAAAATATATATTCTCAAAAAATGGTATTACAATATTCACAGAGGATAAAGCATTTTTAAATAAAGCATATAAAGATACTATAAGTTTAAAAGAAATAGGTTATGAGGTGAAAACAGGAAGTATTGCTTGGAATAAATATAAAGAAAACCTTACAGAAGATAAAAATAATGCCATACCTTTAATATATTCATCAAATATAGTTAATGGAAAAATAGTTATACCAAATAAAAGAAAACTTCAGTATATAAGAAATATTCCAAAAGATTTAATAATACAAAATAATGTTATAGCTGTTAATAGGATAACAGGCTCGCATAAAAACATTAATATAAAATCGGCAATAGTAAAAGAAAAAGAGTTTGTATGTGAGAATCATGTGAATGTTATATATCCTTTAGAGAGTTATAATAAAGATTATAGTTTAGAATATATTTATAATGCTTTAAATGATGAAACTAATATAAAAGTATTAAGTCTTATAACAGGAAACACTCAGGTATCAAAAACAGAATTAGAAAGGCTTCTTCCCATAAAGATTATTGATAAGGTATAA
- a CDS encoding BspA family leucine-rich repeat surface protein — protein MKYRPKYKFELLDYVKDENINLSSIDTSDIIDMSYLFEESKRKNFEGIETWNVSNAADMKCMFKNAEYFNADLSSWNVSKVIDMTEMFSNTKYFNCDLTSWNINNVKYFEDIFDNAYSFKHIKTILKFYNKCKSRNYKKKLQSMLETLDIKELYIELKNDRVNYKKNKDFIKKIENVYYDNIKELIFL, from the coding sequence ATGAAATACAGACCAAAGTATAAATTTGAATTATTGGATTATGTAAAAGATGAAAATATTAATCTTTCTAGTATAGATACAAGTGATATAATTGATATGTCTTATTTATTTGAAGAGAGTAAAAGAAAAAATTTTGAGGGCATAGAAACTTGGAATGTATCTAATGCAGCTGATATGAAATGCATGTTTAAAAATGCTGAATATTTCAATGCTGATTTAAGTTCTTGGAATGTGTCTAAGGTTATTGATATGACTGAGATGTTTAGTAATACAAAATATTTTAACTGTGATTTAACTTCTTGGAATATTAATAATGTCAAATACTTTGAAGATATTTTTGACAATGCTTATTCATTTAAACATATAAAAACTATTTTGAAATTTTATAATAAATGTAAAAGCAGAAATTATAAAAAGAAACTTCAATCAATGCTGGAAACTCTTGATATAAAAGAACTTTATATAGAATTAAAAAATGATAGAGTTAATTATAAGAAAAATAAAGATTTCATAAAAAAGATAGAAAATGTTTATTATGATAATATTAAAGAGTTGATTTTTTTATAA
- a CDS encoding YjiH family protein, translating to MNNISNSENVLSNNELASSKYSKSSYLKFIVFSFIGVFVLFIPIQIGNVKSIPMDHLVNLIRKIPFVDPYYGILITMFGSIYPFISKSWNKNKTEIFFSFIKLFSIPFIIMAYFKLGPSDFHKPNMLLFSYNLLTQIALINSIGFIFLSFLVDYGLMSFAGIFMRCIMKPIWKTSGRSSLDAIASFVGSYSIALLMTSKVYKKGYYSKKEACIIATGFSTVSTTFMIVVAKMFGVMDKWNIYFFGTMIITFLVTAITVRLYPLRSKPNNGYMDKEVKEEPVYKGGNIFKLAFNEAADTASRADNFFIGVMKNLKEGLMVSISVMPNFMAITFIGLLIVNYTPIFDIISYIFLPITKLLGLGDEAYIVAKACSVTLVEMSCSSSIVMYASQFAKSIVAIVCVAEILYFAAPIPVMLAVGIPISIKDMMIIWVERIILALLFAVPFAYFFLS from the coding sequence ATGAATAATATTTCAAACTCAGAAAATGTATTAAGTAATAATGAATTAGCTAGCAGTAAATATAGTAAATCGTCTTATTTGAAATTTATTGTATTTAGTTTTATAGGCGTATTCGTATTATTTATACCTATTCAAATAGGAAATGTTAAATCTATACCGATGGATCATTTGGTTAATCTTATAAGAAAGATTCCTTTTGTTGATCCTTATTACGGTATTTTGATAACTATGTTTGGAAGTATATATCCTTTTATAAGTAAGTCTTGGAATAAGAATAAAACGGAAATATTTTTTTCATTTATAAAATTATTTTCTATTCCTTTTATTATAATGGCTTATTTCAAATTAGGACCTTCTGATTTTCATAAACCTAATATGCTTCTTTTTTCTTATAATCTTCTTACTCAGATAGCATTAATTAATAGTATAGGTTTTATATTTTTATCATTTTTAGTAGATTACGGACTTATGTCTTTTGCTGGTATATTCATGCGCTGTATAATGAAGCCTATATGGAAAACTTCGGGAAGGTCTTCTTTAGATGCTATAGCTTCATTTGTAGGCAGTTATTCTATTGCTCTTTTAATGACAAGCAAAGTTTATAAAAAGGGGTATTATTCAAAAAAAGAAGCCTGCATAATAGCTACAGGATTTTCTACTGTATCTACAACTTTTATGATAGTGGTTGCTAAAATGTTTGGAGTTATGGATAAATGGAATATATATTTTTTTGGTACTATGATAATTACATTTTTGGTAACGGCTATAACTGTAAGGCTTTATCCATTAAGAAGCAAGCCTAATAATGGATATATGGATAAAGAAGTTAAAGAAGAGCCTGTATATAAAGGCGGAAATATTTTTAAGTTGGCTTTTAATGAGGCCGCTGATACTGCTAGCCGTGCAGATAATTTTTTCATCGGTGTTATGAAGAACTTAAAAGAAGGGCTTATGGTATCTATTTCTGTAATGCCTAATTTTATGGCTATAACTTTTATTGGGCTTTTAATAGTTAATTATACGCCTATATTTGATATTATAAGTTATATATTTCTGCCGATTACAAAATTATTAGGTTTAGGAGATGAGGCTTATATAGTGGCAAAGGCTTGTTCTGTTACATTAGTAGAGATGTCATGCTCTTCTAGTATTGTTATGTATGCTAGTCAATTTGCTAAGTCTATTGTGGCTATAGTTTGTGTTGCTGAGATTTTATATTTTGCTGCTCCTATACCAGTGATGCTTGCTGTTGGAATACCAATAAGCATAAAGGATATGATGATAATATGGGTTGAGAGAATAATACTTGCTTTATTATTTGCTGTGCCTTTTGCTTATTTCTTTTTAAGTTAA
- a CDS encoding PhzF family phenazine biosynthesis protein: MKCYIIDAFADSVFKGNPTAVCILDKEISHELMQNIASENNISETVFTIKNKDNNYDVYWFTPECEIDFCGHAVLAVGYAILNFNERDSNSVNLNTKEGILTIKKNGDLYEMDTPKYNLKTMNITDDIIEAIGGIKPIEAYIGRDIVCVLEDENQVINAKVNLEKIKQIDGLLFHITSIVKDKSNINYDCVTRTFAPKLDVDEVDVCGSGHCHIIPLLSSKLNKYYFEAFQYSKRTGVLYCNIKDNKLTISGKACLYCISELFV, from the coding sequence ATGAAATGTTATATTATAGATGCTTTTGCTGACAGTGTTTTTAAGGGCAATCCTACAGCAGTATGCATATTGGATAAAGAAATATCGCATGAACTTATGCAGAATATTGCCTCTGAGAATAATATTTCAGAGACAGTATTTACTATAAAAAATAAGGATAATAATTATGATGTTTATTGGTTTACTCCGGAATGTGAAATAGATTTCTGCGGACACGCTGTACTTGCTGTAGGATATGCTATATTAAATTTTAATGAGAGAGATTCTAATTCAGTTAATTTAAATACTAAAGAGGGTATATTAACTATTAAGAAAAATGGTGATTTATATGAAATGGATACCCCTAAATATAATTTGAAGACTATGAATATTACAGATGATATAATAGAAGCTATAGGAGGCATTAAACCTATTGAAGCATATATTGGACGTGATATAGTATGCGTATTAGAAGATGAAAATCAGGTTATAAATGCAAAAGTTAATTTAGAAAAAATAAAGCAGATAGACGGATTATTATTTCATATTACATCTATCGTGAAAGATAAATCTAATATTAATTATGATTGCGTAACTAGAACTTTTGCTCCGAAACTAGATGTTGATGAGGTTGATGTATGCGGTTCTGGTCATTGTCATATTATACCATTACTATCTTCTAAATTAAATAAATATTATTTTGAGGCATTTCAATATTCTAAAAGAACGGGAGTATTATACTGCAATATAAAAGATAATAAACTTACTATATCAGGCAAAGCATGTTTATACTGCATTTCGGAGCTATTTGTTTAG
- the thiM gene encoding hydroxyethylthiazole kinase — translation MSTLKDEIFKAITDMKAKSPLVHNITNYVVMQITANALLAVGASPVMTNEKEEFEDMLSIASSLVINIGTLTKLSIEAMHSACSIANKKNVPFVLDPVGAGATKLRTKTAIDIIKNYNPKVIRGNASEIMVLAGDSIKTKGVDSTANVNMALEAGKHLAKEYNTVVSISGETDIVTDGNRVLYVSGGSPLMPLNTGMGCTSTAITAAMLAVSEPLIAASSAMCIMAEAGDMASKKADAPASFAVSFIDELYKLNISNASNRVRE, via the coding sequence ATGAGTACATTAAAAGATGAAATATTTAAAGCAATTACTGATATGAAAGCTAAAAGCCCATTGGTTCATAATATAACAAATTATGTTGTTATGCAAATTACAGCTAATGCCTTGCTTGCGGTAGGTGCTTCCCCTGTTATGACAAATGAAAAAGAAGAGTTTGAAGATATGCTTTCTATAGCTTCATCGCTTGTTATTAATATAGGTACTTTGACAAAACTTTCTATAGAGGCTATGCATAGTGCTTGTTCTATAGCAAATAAAAAAAATGTTCCATTTGTTCTTGACCCTGTAGGAGCAGGAGCTACAAAATTAAGAACTAAAACTGCTATAGATATAATCAAAAATTATAATCCTAAAGTGATAAGAGGAAATGCCTCTGAGATAATGGTTCTTGCAGGTGATAGTATCAAAACCAAAGGAGTAGACAGCACTGCTAATGTTAATATGGCTTTGGAGGCTGGCAAACATTTAGCTAAAGAGTATAATACTGTTGTAAGTATAAGCGGAGAAACTGATATTGTAACAGATGGAAATAGAGTTTTATATGTAAGCGGAGGCTCTCCTTTAATGCCTTTAAATACTGGTATGGGCTGTACTTCTACTGCAATTACTGCTGCTATGCTTGCGGTGTCTGAACCTTTAATTGCTGCTTCTTCTGCTATGTGTATAATGGCTGAGGCTGGAGATATGGCTTCAAAAAAGGCAGATGCTCCTGCTAGTTTTGCTGTTTCATTCATTGATGAGCTTTATAAACTTAATATAAGTAATGCTTCTAATAGAGTAAGAGAATAA
- a CDS encoding bile acid:sodium symporter family protein: MKTLKQISNFFGKYMAVIVLIVAAVSLFFPKTVSFIKTSYVNYLLMIVMFGMGLTLKLEDFKVVFTRPKDIIIGAIAQFTIMPLLAYLLSIAFKLPAELAVGVILVGTCPGGTSSNVMTYLANGDVALSVGMTSVSTILAPFATPLLTLLYAGQKVDVNAFSMFISIVQVVILPIALGFLINKFFYKFTSSIKEILPLISVLAIVAIVAAVVSANSQRLMQVGYLVIIVVVLHNCLGYLLGYLLGKLFRLSNSKCKAVSIEVGMQNSGLATSLAATHFASMALATVPGAIFSVWHNISGSIAANIMAAKIKD; encoded by the coding sequence ATGAAAACATTAAAACAAATAAGTAATTTTTTTGGAAAGTACATGGCAGTAATTGTATTAATAGTAGCTGCTGTATCATTATTCTTTCCAAAAACAGTAAGTTTCATAAAGACGAGTTATGTTAATTATCTCTTAATGATAGTAATGTTTGGTATGGGGCTTACATTAAAACTTGAAGATTTCAAAGTGGTATTTACAAGACCAAAAGATATTATAATAGGAGCTATAGCTCAGTTTACAATAATGCCTTTACTTGCATATTTACTTTCTATTGCATTTAAACTTCCGGCAGAACTTGCTGTAGGAGTTATACTTGTAGGTACTTGTCCGGGAGGTACTTCTTCAAATGTTATGACATATTTAGCAAATGGAGATGTGGCATTATCTGTTGGTATGACTTCTGTATCAACAATACTTGCTCCTTTTGCAACTCCGCTTCTGACACTTCTATATGCAGGACAAAAGGTTGATGTTAATGCTTTTAGCATGTTTATATCAATAGTTCAGGTTGTTATACTGCCTATAGCTTTAGGTTTTTTAATAAATAAATTCTTTTATAAGTTTACAAGCAGTATAAAAGAAATACTTCCTTTAATATCTGTACTTGCGATTGTAGCAATAGTAGCTGCTGTAGTATCTGCTAATTCACAAAGATTAATGCAGGTTGGTTATTTAGTTATAATAGTAGTTGTTCTTCATAATTGTTTGGGATACTTGCTAGGTTATTTATTAGGTAAATTATTTAGATTAAGTAATTCAAAATGCAAGGCAGTATCCATAGAAGTAGGAATGCAGAACTCTGGACTTGCCACTTCTTTAGCAGCAACACATTTTGCATCTATGGCATTAGCAACAGTACCGGGAGCAATATTCAGCGTATGGCATAATATATCAGGCTCGATAGCAGCGAATATAATGGCAGCCAAAATAAAAGATTAG
- a CDS encoding iron-containing alcohol dehydrogenase family protein — MSTENLFLPNFSIGKDAYQYIYDICSNYGKKAVIISGKKSLQASIELILHNIKDISITGMLHYGGNSTFENVDFLKEKKAVIEADMIFAVGGGRALDTSKVLADMMNKPVFTFPTLASNCAAVTCSSVIYHNDGSFREMFNLKRPPLHTFINTDVILNSPENYFIAGISDALSKQYEALLYTRDENLNYKNFLGIEVIKNCSNDILKYYSEAVDDFRNKKSSDVLNRVILHIIYTVGLTSVMIKDNYHMSLHNELTKLKRIGEKLLHGELVSYGILLLLTMDKQYDAREDIFKFNKFMSLPTCLKDIGINNFSLEDEDFNTALDGTLALDDLNISTSKADKEMILKAIIDLEQYNNSKYIK; from the coding sequence ATGAGTACAGAAAATTTATTTTTACCTAATTTTAGTATAGGAAAAGACGCTTATCAATATATATATGATATATGTTCAAATTATGGAAAAAAAGCTGTTATAATATCCGGCAAAAAATCTCTTCAGGCATCAATAGAGCTTATACTACATAATATAAAAGACATAAGTATAACTGGAATGCTTCACTATGGCGGAAATTCAACTTTTGAAAATGTAGATTTCCTTAAAGAAAAAAAAGCAGTTATAGAAGCCGATATGATATTTGCTGTAGGAGGCGGAAGAGCATTAGATACATCAAAGGTTTTAGCCGATATGATGAATAAGCCTGTATTTACATTTCCAACATTAGCTTCAAACTGTGCTGCTGTAACTTGTTCATCTGTTATATATCATAATGACGGAAGTTTTAGAGAAATGTTTAATTTGAAAAGACCGCCTTTACATACATTTATAAATACTGATGTTATATTAAACTCTCCTGAAAATTATTTTATAGCCGGTATATCAGATGCACTTTCTAAACAGTATGAAGCATTATTATATACAAGAGATGAAAATTTAAATTACAAAAATTTCTTAGGTATAGAAGTTATAAAAAACTGCTCTAATGATATATTAAAATATTATTCAGAAGCTGTAGATGATTTTAGAAATAAAAAATCGTCGGATGTTCTAAACAGAGTTATACTTCATATAATATACACAGTAGGCTTAACATCTGTAATGATAAAAGATAATTATCATATGTCTTTGCATAACGAATTAACAAAATTAAAAAGAATAGGAGAAAAATTACTGCATGGCGAATTAGTATCATATGGTATATTACTGCTTCTTACTATGGATAAACAATACGATGCCAGAGAGGATATTTTTAAGTTTAATAAATTTATGTCTCTTCCTACCTGCTTAAAAGATATAGGCATAAATAATTTTAGTTTAGAAGATGAAGATTTTAATACTGCATTAGACGGTACACTTGCTCTTGATGATTTAAATATAAGTACATCTAAAGCTGATAAAGAAATGATATTAAAAGCTATTATAGATTTAGAACAGTACAATAATAGTAAGTACATAAAATAA
- the ilvD gene encoding dihydroxy-acid dehydratase has product MSFRENSSLRSDRVLKGDERAPNRSLFYSMGYTDEELKRPLIGIISAYSEIVPGHIHLDKLSQAVKAGVLIGGGTPILIPSIGVCDGIAMGHLGMKYSLPSRELIADSVESMVIAHGLDGVVLVPNCDKIVPGMIMGLLRMNIPGIVISGGAMLPGDHGDEKISLSNIFEAVGAKKANLINDAELEEYAQNTCPSCGSCAGMYTANSMNCLSEALGIALPGNGTIPAVYSARTLLAKKAGIQVMELLKNNIKPLDIITPESFKNALAVDMALGCSTNSVLHLLAIANEAGIPIDLKTINEVSDRTPNLCHLAPAGHNYIEDLYKAGGIPAVMKELDKGGFINTSLLTATGKTIAENIKDAVNKNNNVLRNIENPYSKTGGIAILWGNIAKDGCVVKRSAVADEMLVHKGPARVFDSEESAIAAIYAGKINKGDVVVIRYEGPKGGPGMREMLNPTSALAGMKLDKDVALITDGRFSGASRGASIGHVSPEAASGGEIAFIKENDIISIDIPNHKINLEISDEEMEKRRKEIPIKPLEEIRGWLGRYRKLVQSANTGAILK; this is encoded by the coding sequence ATGAGTTTCAGAGAAAATAGTTCTTTAAGAAGCGACAGAGTATTAAAAGGTGATGAAAGAGCACCTAACAGATCATTATTCTACTCTATGGGTTATACAGATGAAGAATTAAAAAGACCTCTGATTGGAATTATTTCTGCATATAGTGAAATTGTACCAGGACATATACATCTTGATAAACTCTCTCAGGCTGTTAAAGCTGGAGTTTTAATAGGCGGAGGAACTCCAATACTTATACCTTCAATAGGAGTATGCGATGGTATAGCTATGGGACATTTAGGAATGAAATATTCGCTTCCTTCAAGAGAGTTAATAGCTGATTCTGTTGAAAGTATGGTTATAGCACATGGTTTAGACGGAGTTGTACTAGTACCTAACTGCGATAAGATAGTTCCGGGTATGATAATGGGACTTTTAAGAATGAATATACCGGGCATAGTAATAAGCGGAGGAGCTATGCTTCCGGGCGATCATGGCGATGAGAAAATAAGTTTATCTAATATATTTGAAGCTGTAGGAGCAAAAAAGGCTAATCTTATAAACGATGCTGAATTAGAAGAATATGCACAAAATACTTGTCCAAGCTGCGGTTCTTGTGCTGGTATGTATACTGCTAATAGTATGAACTGTCTTTCTGAGGCTTTGGGTATAGCACTTCCCGGAAACGGAACAATACCTGCAGTATATTCTGCGAGAACTTTACTTGCTAAAAAAGCTGGCATACAGGTTATGGAATTATTAAAAAACAATATAAAACCATTAGATATAATAACTCCGGAATCATTCAAAAATGCTCTTGCTGTGGATATGGCATTGGGCTGCTCTACAAACAGTGTACTTCACTTGCTTGCAATAGCAAATGAGGCTGGTATACCAATAGATTTAAAAACTATTAATGAAGTAAGCGACCGCACTCCTAATTTGTGTCATTTAGCACCTGCAGGTCATAACTATATAGAAGATTTATACAAAGCCGGCGGAATACCTGCTGTTATGAAAGAGCTTGATAAAGGCGGATTTATAAATACTTCGCTTCTTACTGCTACAGGTAAAACAATAGCTGAAAATATAAAAGATGCTGTTAATAAAAATAATAATGTTTTAAGAAATATAGAAAATCCTTACAGCAAAACAGGAGGAATTGCCATACTTTGGGGCAATATAGCCAAAGACGGATGCGTTGTTAAACGTTCTGCTGTTGCTGATGAAATGCTTGTACATAAAGGACCTGCAAGAGTATTTGACAGTGAAGAATCTGCAATAGCTGCTATATACGCTGGTAAAATAAATAAAGGCGATGTTGTAGTTATAAGATATGAAGGACCTAAAGGCGGACCTGGTATGCGTGAAATGCTTAACCCTACTTCTGCTCTTGCTGGTATGAAACTGGATAAAGATGTTGCTTTAATCACTGACGGAAGATTCTCTGGTGCTTCAAGGGGTGCTTCTATAGGACACGTTTCTCCAGAGGCTGCAAGCGGCGGAGAAATAGCTTTTATAAAAGAAAATGACATCATAAGTATAGATATTCCTAATCATAAAATCAATTTAGAAATCTCTGATGAAGAAATGGAAAAAAGAAGAAAAGAGATTCCTATTAAACCTTTAGAAGAAATTAGAGGCTGGCTTGGAAGATATAGAAAACTTGTTCAGTCTGCTAATACTGGTGCTATATTAAAATAA
- a CDS encoding ferritin, translating into MSIIKEETVKLLNEHLNLEHYSANLYFNMAGWCEKQGLKGCSKFLYNHSAEEHTHLEKFREYINKAGGQAIMGEMKAPEYNFNSVAELFEKVIKHEEYITSCINKLVGIAMDSKDYVTLKFLEWFVEEQLEEEELFNDIIKKIKILGDLEGRNLYTFDKFVGNLDAEEHNS; encoded by the coding sequence ATGTCCATAATAAAAGAAGAAACAGTAAAATTATTAAATGAACATTTAAATTTAGAGCATTATTCAGCTAATTTATATTTTAATATGGCTGGATGGTGCGAAAAGCAGGGGCTTAAAGGATGCAGCAAATTCCTATATAATCATTCAGCAGAAGAGCATACGCATTTGGAAAAATTCAGAGAATATATCAATAAAGCAGGCGGACAAGCTATAATGGGAGAGATGAAAGCTCCTGAATATAATTTTAATTCTGTTGCAGAGTTATTTGAAAAAGTGATTAAGCATGAAGAGTATATTACTTCCTGCATTAATAAATTAGTAGGTATAGCAATGGATAGCAAAGATTATGTTACATTGAAGTTTTTAGAATGGTTTGTTGAAGAGCAGCTTGAAGAAGAAGAATTATTTAATGATATTATAAAGAAAATAAAAATATTAGGAGATTTAGAGGGAAGAAATCTTTATACTTTTGATAAGTTCGTAGGCAATTTGGATGCAGAAGAACATAATTCATAA
- a CDS encoding carboxymuconolactone decarboxylase family protein yields MARVKFMEYEEATGKVKEAFDYQLKKSGNVTNMKKALLNDYATYEAFMGWYVSFDRLVEVVGKRAAMILAHSVSTTNGCMLCSLFFIRDLKAIGDDPKNLKLDEKEQLLSQLGMQMVKDPNGVTDELMNNLKKHFNDSEIVTIVGFAAQMMATNNFNAVLKIDLDESLVPIQGEFEKETWRTKNN; encoded by the coding sequence ATGGCTAGAGTGAAATTCATGGAATATGAAGAAGCAACAGGTAAAGTAAAAGAAGCTTTCGATTATCAATTAAAAAAAAGCGGCAATGTTACAAATATGAAAAAAGCATTATTAAATGACTACGCTACTTATGAAGCATTTATGGGTTGGTATGTTTCATTCGACAGATTAGTAGAGGTAGTTGGAAAAAGAGCAGCTATGATATTGGCTCATTCTGTTTCTACTACTAACGGATGTATGCTTTGTTCTTTATTCTTTATCAGAGATTTAAAAGCTATAGGGGATGATCCTAAAAATCTTAAACTTGATGAAAAAGAACAATTATTATCACAATTAGGTATGCAGATGGTAAAAGATCCTAATGGTGTAACTGATGAACTTATGAATAATCTTAAAAAACATTTCAATGATTCTGAAATAGTTACTATAGTTGGTTTTGCTGCTCAGATGATGGCTACTAACAATTTTAATGCTGTATTAAAAATAGATTTAGATGAATCTTTGGTGCCTATACAAGGCGAGTTTGAAAAAGAAACTTGGAGAACAAAAAATAATTAA